A window of the Thermodesulfobacteriota bacterium genome harbors these coding sequences:
- a CDS encoding transglutaminase domain-containing protein, giving the protein MISNLFRISAVFFAATAFILLYPHSGFAAKTRTFEVDYTVEVPSLPGGAREVRVWIPYPSSNEDQRILSINVESPAPYEVNYDTEWGNGMVYFRLVPVGGFTFTMRFVVERRERVVDPTGNPGDRPEGKMDVRLFKRFLMPSAYAVHNERVERLSRMAVKGKTGYAEKARDIYDFTLENMEYSKKVPGWGKGDVDRICLAIGEGKQGTGNCTDFHSFFGSLMRFQSIPVLFEMGFPLTPGKDSVEPIKGGYHCWAKFYVPGIGWVPVDISEADKDPSKKDYFFGAVCENRFSLSRGRDILLVPPQRGARLNFFGPDPYIEVDGESFTGFTRTISYRDVK; this is encoded by the coding sequence ATGATCTCGAATCTTTTCAGGATATCGGCCGTTTTTTTTGCGGCCACGGCCTTTATCCTGCTCTATCCCCATAGCGGCTTTGCCGCCAAGACGCGCACCTTCGAGGTCGACTATACCGTGGAGGTGCCCTCCCTGCCAGGCGGAGCGCGCGAGGTGCGGGTCTGGATCCCGTACCCCTCTTCCAACGAAGACCAGAGGATACTGTCCATAAACGTCGAGAGCCCGGCCCCGTATGAAGTAAACTACGACACCGAGTGGGGGAACGGCATGGTCTACTTCCGGCTCGTCCCGGTCGGGGGCTTTACCTTCACCATGCGCTTTGTGGTCGAGAGGCGGGAGAGGGTGGTCGACCCGACGGGCAATCCCGGAGATAGGCCGGAAGGCAAGATGGACGTGCGCCTCTTCAAGCGCTTCCTTATGCCCTCGGCCTACGCCGTCCATAACGAGAGGGTCGAGAGGCTGTCGAGGATGGCGGTGAAGGGGAAGACCGGGTACGCCGAGAAGGCCAGGGATATATACGACTTCACCCTCGAGAACATGGAGTACAGCAAGAAGGTCCCCGGCTGGGGCAAGGGTGACGTGGACAGGATATGTCTTGCCATAGGCGAGGGGAAGCAGGGTACGGGGAACTGTACGGACTTCCATTCGTTTTTCGGCTCGCTTATGCGCTTTCAGAGCATACCCGTTCTATTCGAGATGGGCTTTCCCCTGACCCCGGGCAAGGATTCCGTGGAGCCCATTAAGGGAGGCTACCACTGCTGGGCCAAGTTCTACGTGCCCGGCATCGGCTGGGTGCCGGTCGATATCTCCGAGGCCGATAAGGACCCGTCGAAGAAGGACTACTTCTTCGGCGCGGTATGCGAGAACCGTTTCAGCCTCAGCCGGGGCAGGGACATCCTGCTCGTCCCCCCGCAGAGAGGGGCCAGGCTCAACTTCTTCGGCCCCGACCCGTATATAGAGGTGGACGGGGAGTCCTTCACGGGCTTTACGAGGACCATATCCTATAGGGACGTAAAGTAG